In one window of Pseudomonas putida DNA:
- the ribA gene encoding GTP cyclohydrolase II — translation MPVVFVAASKLPTPFATFTMHGFLDEATGREHVVLSLGDIADGEPVLGRLHSECLTGDALFSQRCDCGSQLEAALQAIAREGRGVLLYLRQEGRGIGLLNKIRAYELQDGGADTVEANERLGFAADQRDYAMCLPMLEHLGVKSLRLMTNNPRKVKALTDMNIVVAERVPLHTGHNPHNRLYLATKADKLGHMMGNRHQGEAPQA, via the coding sequence GTGCCCGTCGTCTTTGTTGCCGCCTCCAAACTCCCAACGCCCTTTGCGACATTCACCATGCACGGCTTTCTCGACGAAGCCACCGGCCGCGAGCATGTGGTGCTCAGCCTGGGTGATATCGCCGACGGTGAACCGGTGCTCGGGCGTCTGCACTCCGAATGCCTGACCGGCGACGCTCTGTTCAGCCAGCGTTGCGACTGCGGCTCTCAACTGGAAGCCGCGCTGCAGGCCATCGCCCGTGAAGGTCGTGGCGTGCTGCTGTACCTGCGTCAGGAAGGTCGAGGCATCGGCCTGTTGAACAAGATCCGCGCCTATGAGCTGCAGGATGGCGGTGCCGATACCGTCGAGGCCAACGAGCGCCTGGGCTTTGCGGCCGACCAGCGAGACTACGCCATGTGCCTGCCGATGCTCGAGCACCTGGGCGTCAAGTCGCTGCGCCTGATGACCAATAACCCACGCAAGGTCAAAGCCCTGACCGACATGAACATCGTGGTTGCCGAACGCGTGCCGCTGCACACTGGCCACAACCCGCACAACCGCCTGTACCTGGCGACCAAGGCCGACAAGCTCGGTCACATGATGGGCAACCGTCACCAGGGCGAGGCGCCCCAGGCGTGA
- the ispA gene encoding (2E,6E)-farnesyl diphosphate synthase → MINSYQSACQARVDAALEPLFVAPSKELERLYAAMRYSVMNGGKRVRPLLAYAACEAFGVAPEQANGAACAVELIHAYSLVHDDLPAMDDDDLRRGQPTTHKAFDEACAILAGDGLQSLAFSALLDARLSPQPDAIRLAMVQALAKAAGPAGMVGGQAIDLGSVGVKLDQQALEYMHRHKTGALIEASVRLGALASGRAEATQLDALQTYAQAIGLAFQVQDDILDVESDTATLGKRQGADIARDKPTYPALLGLDAAKAYAIELRDQALVALEGFGESAEPLRALARYIVERRH, encoded by the coding sequence ATGATCAACAGCTACCAGAGCGCCTGCCAGGCGCGCGTCGACGCCGCCCTCGAGCCGCTGTTCGTGGCGCCGTCCAAGGAGCTCGAACGGCTCTACGCAGCGATGCGCTACAGCGTGATGAACGGCGGCAAGCGTGTACGCCCGCTGCTCGCCTACGCCGCCTGCGAAGCCTTTGGCGTTGCGCCCGAGCAAGCCAACGGCGCAGCCTGCGCGGTAGAGCTGATCCATGCCTACTCGCTGGTGCATGACGACCTGCCGGCCATGGACGACGACGACCTGCGCCGCGGTCAGCCGACCACCCACAAGGCATTTGACGAAGCCTGCGCGATCCTCGCTGGCGACGGCCTGCAGAGCCTGGCCTTCAGCGCGCTGCTCGATGCGCGCCTGAGCCCGCAGCCTGACGCCATCCGCCTGGCCATGGTCCAGGCCCTGGCCAAGGCCGCAGGCCCGGCCGGCATGGTCGGCGGCCAGGCCATCGACCTCGGTTCGGTCGGGGTCAAGCTCGACCAGCAGGCCCTGGAATACATGCACCGGCACAAGACCGGCGCACTGATCGAGGCCAGCGTGCGTCTCGGCGCCCTGGCCAGCGGCCGTGCCGAAGCCACCCAACTGGATGCCTTGCAGACTTATGCACAGGCCATCGGCCTCGCGTTCCAGGTGCAGGACGACATCCTCGACGTCGAAAGCGATACCGCCACCCTGGGCAAGCGCCAGGGCGCCGACATCGCTCGTGACAAACCAACCTACCCCGCCCTGCTCGGCCTGGATGCCGCCAAGGCCTATGCGATCGAACTGCGCGACCAGGCGCTGGTCGCACTTGAAGGGTTCGGCGAAAGCGCCGAGCCGCTGCGGGCGCTGGCGCGCTATATCGTCGAGCGCCGCCATTAA
- a CDS encoding TonB-dependent receptor domain-containing protein: MKILTFAPLLCLPLPLLAAERDNALKLPDVLISANREVESRSATSAANTVFTRADIDRLQPSSVNDLLTRVPGVQVAPTGGRGSLPGIFIRGTKAAQSLVLVDGVRIANATSGDSGLQFLDVDQIERVEVLRGSRSAVYGSDAIGGVIQIFTRRASGPGLQPRLRLAAGSNQTFQRSLGLSGGDGQTRFNLGASLDETAGIDSTGPSFASDGDHDAYRNKAFNLSLSHTFGERFEAGANLLDSRGRSEYDNPFGRFDPVRFESFGQKPYTDFTVSSLGTYIDAQLSDLWHSRVEIGHSENRDRKRDKLSDDGSVFNTYRDQITWQNDLALDARNNLSLGADWYQDRVHGSTDFAEDSRYNRAAFLQHRYSGERFSTELGVRRDQNQQFGGQTTWSASLTLPLNTDNDVLLSYSEGFRAPTFNDLYYPQYSNPDLDPERSRSYELQWRSQLSDSSRLETSLYRTDLRDAIIFGEGSIPRNVASARINGMEMSLTQDWGPWRSQLGLALIDPRDRDTGHTLARRARRTLSLDLDRQFERFSVGASWQALSNSYDDEANRNRLGGYALLGLRGSWAASDALKFEAKVDNLLDKGYSRALYNYDGSDYGYREEGRTWLLSLTWTPAL, encoded by the coding sequence ATGAAAATCCTGACCTTTGCACCGCTGCTCTGCCTCCCTCTGCCCTTGCTGGCCGCCGAACGCGACAACGCCCTGAAGCTCCCCGACGTGCTGATCAGCGCCAACCGCGAAGTCGAATCGCGCAGCGCCACCAGCGCCGCCAACACGGTCTTCACCCGCGCCGACATCGACCGCCTGCAACCCTCCAGCGTCAACGACCTGCTGACCCGCGTGCCCGGCGTGCAAGTCGCCCCCACCGGTGGCCGCGGCAGCCTGCCCGGGATTTTCATCCGCGGCACCAAGGCCGCGCAGAGCCTGGTGCTGGTCGATGGTGTACGCATTGCCAACGCCACCTCCGGCGACAGCGGCCTGCAGTTTCTCGACGTCGACCAGATCGAGCGCGTCGAAGTGCTGCGCGGCTCGCGCTCGGCGGTCTACGGCAGCGACGCCATCGGTGGGGTGATCCAGATCTTCACCCGACGCGCCAGCGGCCCCGGCCTGCAACCGCGGCTGCGCCTGGCGGCCGGCAGCAACCAGACCTTCCAGCGCAGCCTGGGACTGTCCGGTGGCGATGGCCAGACACGCTTCAACCTCGGCGCCAGCCTCGACGAAACCGCAGGCATCGATTCGACCGGGCCGTCCTTCGCCAGCGATGGCGATCACGACGCCTACCGCAACAAGGCTTTCAACCTGAGCCTGAGCCACACCTTCGGTGAGCGCTTCGAGGCCGGGGCGAACCTGCTCGACAGCCGGGGGCGCAGCGAATACGACAACCCCTTCGGCCGATTCGACCCCGTCAGATTCGAAAGCTTCGGCCAGAAACCCTACACCGACTTCACCGTCAGCAGCCTGGGCACCTATATCGATGCCCAGCTCAGCGACCTCTGGCATTCGCGCGTGGAGATCGGCCATAGCGAGAACCGCGACCGCAAGCGCGACAAGCTCAGCGACGATGGCAGCGTGTTCAACACCTATCGCGACCAGATCACTTGGCAGAATGATCTCGCCCTCGATGCACGGAACAACCTCTCGCTGGGCGCCGACTGGTATCAGGACCGGGTGCACGGCAGCACCGACTTCGCCGAGGACAGCCGCTACAACCGGGCAGCCTTCCTCCAGCATCGCTACAGCGGCGAACGTTTCTCCACCGAATTGGGCGTGCGGCGCGATCAGAACCAGCAGTTCGGCGGCCAGACCACCTGGAGCGCCAGCCTGACCCTGCCGCTGAACACCGACAACGACGTGCTGCTGTCGTACAGCGAAGGGTTTCGTGCCCCCACCTTTAACGACCTGTACTACCCGCAGTACAGCAACCCTGACCTCGACCCTGAGCGCTCCAGGAGCTATGAACTGCAATGGCGCAGCCAGTTGAGCGATAGCAGCCGCCTGGAAACCTCGCTGTACCGCACCGATCTGCGCGATGCGATCATCTTCGGCGAGGGCTCGATCCCGCGAAACGTTGCCTCGGCGCGGATCAACGGCATGGAGATGTCACTGACCCAGGACTGGGGGCCCTGGCGCAGCCAGCTTGGCCTTGCGCTGATCGACCCACGTGACCGTGACACCGGCCATACCCTGGCTCGCCGCGCCCGCCGAACCTTGAGCCTGGACCTGGACCGACAGTTCGAGCGCTTCAGTGTGGGGGCGAGCTGGCAGGCGTTGAGCAACAGCTATGACGACGAGGCCAATCGCAACAGGCTCGGCGGATATGCACTGCTGGGCCTGCGCGGCAGCTGGGCGGCAAGTGATGCGCTGAAGTTCGAGGCCAAGGTGGATAACTTGCTGGACAAAGGCTACAGCCGCGCGCTCTACAACTATGACGGCAGTGACTACGGCTACCGCGAAGAAGGCCGCACCTGGCTGCTGAGCCTTACCTGGACACCGGCGCTGTAG
- a CDS encoding exodeoxyribonuclease VII small subunit, with translation MARKKTSIDFEQSLADLQALVERLETGELSLEESLAAFEQGIALTRDCQGALAQAEQKVQILLERDGELAAEPFDAEPQE, from the coding sequence ATGGCCCGCAAGAAAACCTCCATCGATTTCGAACAATCCCTCGCCGACCTGCAAGCCTTGGTCGAGCGCCTGGAGACCGGCGAGCTGTCGCTGGAAGAGTCGCTGGCAGCGTTCGAGCAGGGGATCGCCCTGACCCGCGACTGCCAGGGCGCGCTGGCCCAGGCCGAACAGAAGGTGCAGATCCTCCTGGAGCGTGACGGCGAACTGGCCGCCGAGCCCTTCGACGCGGAACCGCAGGAATGA
- a CDS encoding cobalamin-binding protein translates to MRAFFVAVLLSIGAFAEAGPRVISLGPSMTEIVLELEADDLLVGVLDSGERPQRLKDLPSVGRYGQLDMEHLLALKPDLLLLWPGSVPPAQRDQLRQLGIATFSSEPHDLEQLIEQIQAIAVRLGRAEQGQRYAERLRERLTELRERYRREQPLKVFYQVWDQPLYTLGGRQVVSDALAVCGARNVFADLEQPAPQVSVESVLARDPDVILAGDAAQLAGWKAWPKLSAVAGGHLLVVPDKGLERPSGQMIEATARLCALLASTAPVSR, encoded by the coding sequence ATGCGCGCCTTTTTCGTTGCCGTGCTGCTGTCGATCGGTGCATTTGCCGAGGCTGGGCCGCGCGTGATCAGCCTCGGGCCGTCGATGACCGAGATCGTCCTGGAGCTTGAAGCGGACGATTTGCTGGTGGGCGTGCTCGACAGCGGCGAGCGGCCGCAGCGTCTGAAGGATCTGCCATCGGTCGGGCGCTACGGGCAACTGGACATGGAGCACCTGCTGGCGCTCAAGCCCGACCTGCTGCTGCTCTGGCCCGGCAGCGTGCCTCCGGCCCAGCGCGACCAGTTGCGTCAGCTGGGGATTGCCACGTTCAGCAGCGAGCCCCACGACCTTGAGCAACTGATCGAGCAGATCCAGGCCATCGCCGTGCGCCTGGGGCGTGCCGAGCAGGGGCAGCGCTACGCTGAGAGGCTGCGCGAGCGCCTGACCGAACTGCGCGAGCGCTATCGCCGCGAACAGCCACTCAAGGTGTTCTATCAGGTCTGGGATCAGCCGTTGTACACCCTGGGTGGCCGTCAGGTGGTGAGTGATGCACTGGCGGTCTGTGGGGCGCGCAACGTCTTTGCCGACCTTGAGCAGCCTGCGCCGCAGGTGAGCGTCGAGTCGGTGCTGGCGCGCGACCCTGATGTGATCCTGGCCGGCGACGCTGCGCAGTTGGCTGGTTGGAAGGCCTGGCCAAAGCTCAGCGCCGTTGCCGGTGGGCACCTGCTGGTGGTGCCCGACAAGGGCCTGGAGCGCCCCAGCGGACAAATGATCGAAGCGACGGCGCGCCTGTGTGCGCTGCTGGCGTCTACAGCGCCGGTGTCCAGGTAA
- the dxs gene encoding 1-deoxy-D-xylulose-5-phosphate synthase, whose amino-acid sequence MPTTFQEIPRERPVTPLLDRADTPAGLRRLAEADLESLADELRQELLYTVGQTGGHFGAGLGVIELTIALHYVFDTPDDRLVWDVGHQAYPHKILTGRRQRMLSLRQKDGVAAFPRRSESEYDTFGVGHSSTSISAALGMAIAARLQNDPRKSIAVIGDGALTAGMAFEALNHAQEVDADMLVILNDNDMSISRNVGGLSNYLAKILSSRTYASMREGSKKVLSRLPGAWEIARRTEEYAKGMLVPGTLFEELGWNYIGPIDGHDLPTLIATLRNMRDLKGPQFLHVVTKKGKGFAPAEVDPIGYHAITKLEPVDKPVAPKKPSGPKYSAVFGQWLCDMAAADNRLVGITPAMKEGSDLVAFSERFPERYFDVAIAEQHAVTFAAGMACEGAKPVVAIYSTFLQRAYDQLIHDVAVQDLDVLFAIDRAGLVGEDGPTHAGSFDLSYLRCIPGMLVMTPSDENELRKMLSTGHLYKGPAAVRYPRGTGPNAPIDGDLEPLEIGKGVIRRQGSKVALLVFGVQLTEALQVAEQIDATVVDMRFVKPLDEALVLEMAGSHELLVTIEENAIMGGAGAAVSEFLAREAVVKPLLHLGLPDIYVEHAKPAQMLAECGLDAAGIEASVKARMAKLGL is encoded by the coding sequence ATGCCCACGACGTTTCAAGAGATCCCCCGCGAACGCCCGGTCACGCCTCTGCTGGACCGCGCCGACACGCCAGCCGGCCTGCGCCGGCTAGCCGAAGCCGACCTGGAGAGCCTGGCCGACGAACTGCGCCAGGAGCTGCTCTATACAGTTGGCCAGACCGGTGGGCACTTCGGCGCAGGCCTCGGCGTCATCGAGCTGACGATCGCCCTGCACTACGTCTTCGACACCCCGGACGATCGTCTGGTATGGGACGTCGGTCATCAGGCCTACCCGCACAAGATCCTCACCGGTCGTCGCCAGCGCATGCTCAGCCTGCGTCAGAAAGACGGCGTCGCTGCCTTCCCGCGCCGCAGCGAGAGCGAGTACGACACCTTCGGCGTCGGCCACTCCAGCACCTCGATCAGCGCCGCACTGGGCATGGCCATCGCCGCCCGTCTGCAGAACGACCCGCGCAAGTCCATCGCCGTGATCGGTGACGGCGCGCTGACCGCTGGCATGGCCTTCGAAGCGTTGAACCATGCCCAGGAAGTCGATGCCGACATGCTGGTGATCCTCAACGACAACGACATGTCGATCTCGCGCAACGTCGGCGGGCTGTCCAACTACCTGGCCAAGATCCTGTCCAGCCGCACCTACGCGAGCATGCGCGAAGGCAGCAAGAAAGTGCTGTCGCGCCTGCCCGGCGCCTGGGAGATCGCCCGGCGCACCGAAGAGTACGCCAAGGGCATGCTGGTGCCCGGCACCCTGTTCGAGGAGCTGGGCTGGAACTACATCGGCCCGATCGACGGTCATGACCTGCCGACGCTGATCGCCACCCTGCGCAACATGCGCGACCTGAAGGGCCCGCAGTTCCTGCACGTGGTCACCAAGAAAGGCAAGGGTTTCGCCCCCGCCGAGGTCGACCCGATCGGCTACCACGCCATCACCAAGCTCGAACCTGTCGACAAGCCCGTCGCACCGAAAAAGCCCAGCGGGCCCAAGTATTCCGCCGTGTTCGGGCAGTGGCTGTGCGACATGGCTGCCGCCGACAACCGCCTGGTGGGCATCACTCCGGCAATGAAGGAAGGTTCGGACCTGGTCGCCTTCAGCGAGCGCTTCCCGGAGCGCTACTTCGACGTGGCGATCGCCGAGCAGCACGCCGTCACCTTCGCTGCCGGCATGGCCTGTGAAGGCGCCAAGCCGGTGGTGGCGATCTACTCGACCTTCCTGCAGCGCGCCTACGACCAACTGATCCACGACGTGGCGGTACAGGACCTCGACGTGCTGTTCGCCATCGACCGCGCCGGCCTGGTCGGCGAGGACGGCCCGACCCACGCTGGCAGCTTCGACCTCTCGTACCTGCGCTGCATCCCCGGGATGCTGGTGATGACGCCGAGCGACGAGAACGAGCTGCGCAAGATGCTCAGCACCGGGCACCTGTACAAAGGCCCGGCCGCCGTACGCTACCCGCGCGGCACCGGCCCCAACGCGCCGATCGACGGCGACCTGGAGCCGCTGGAAATCGGCAAGGGTGTGATTCGTCGCCAGGGTTCGAAAGTCGCGCTGCTGGTGTTCGGCGTGCAACTGACCGAAGCGCTGCAGGTGGCCGAGCAGATCGATGCCACGGTGGTCGACATGCGCTTCGTCAAGCCGCTCGACGAAGCGCTTGTACTGGAGATGGCCGGCAGCCATGAGCTGCTGGTGACCATCGAGGAAAACGCCATCATGGGCGGCGCCGGTGCGGCGGTCAGCGAGTTCCTGGCGCGTGAGGCGGTGGTCAAGCCACTGCTGCACCTGGGCTTGCCGGATATCTATGTCGAGCATGCCAAGCCTGCGCAGATGCTGGCCGAGTGCGGGCTGGATGCTGCTGGCATCGAGGCCTCAGTGAAAGCCCGCATGGCCAAGCTCGGCCTGTAA
- a CDS encoding substrate-binding periplasmic protein — translation MAIRTVLLALILVFLPWSAGAAELPKQVRLVSEEWIDYTNADGSGVAWDVLRKVFEPAGVKVEVTSAPYSRAVGLVKRGEADAWVGSYKQENDDNLYPRWHFDMDHIYALGLASKPVPTLNSVGEYRLAWVRGYDYQSYLPDVKNFREIQRREGILPMLEHDRVDFYIDAETEVDYVLHQASKPQDFRRTHIAELPLYLAFTRSDQGKALRDLFDQRMEKLVRSGELRSIFERWKQPYPFASDSQPH, via the coding sequence ATGGCCATACGGACTGTGCTACTGGCGCTGATACTGGTTTTCCTGCCCTGGAGTGCCGGGGCCGCCGAGCTGCCGAAGCAGGTGCGGCTGGTCAGCGAGGAGTGGATCGACTACACCAACGCCGATGGCAGCGGGGTTGCCTGGGATGTGCTGCGCAAGGTGTTCGAACCGGCCGGGGTGAAGGTCGAGGTAACGAGCGCGCCTTACAGCCGTGCAGTCGGGCTGGTCAAGCGCGGCGAGGCCGACGCCTGGGTGGGTTCGTACAAGCAGGAGAACGACGACAACCTCTACCCGCGCTGGCACTTCGATATGGACCATATCTATGCATTGGGGCTTGCCAGCAAGCCGGTTCCGACGCTGAACAGCGTCGGCGAGTACCGCCTGGCGTGGGTGCGCGGCTATGACTACCAGAGCTACCTGCCCGATGTGAAAAACTTCCGCGAGATCCAGCGCCGCGAAGGCATCCTGCCGATGCTGGAGCATGACCGGGTGGATTTCTATATCGATGCCGAAACCGAAGTGGATTACGTGCTGCACCAGGCCAGCAAGCCGCAGGACTTCCGCCGCACCCACATCGCTGAGCTGCCGCTGTACCTGGCCTTTACCCGCAGCGATCAAGGCAAGGCCCTGCGCGACCTGTTCGACCAGCGCATGGAGAAGCTGGTACGCAGTGGCGAGCTGCGCTCGATCTTCGAACGCTGGAAGCAGCCGTACCCGTTCGCTTCCGACAGCCAGCCGCATTGA
- a CDS encoding DUF459 domain-containing protein, which produces MQASDIRQLVRVQMGAARTLYAMVVATGLLFWLNQDSISLYCQQKYHDSCELPVLGQLPAWRLGAGLTTALEQGRDSFLDSLNGQVAVASTEPVVELPPPMPVVSVDLQAPVARPEHVAAAAPHPVAPAPAPAPAPAPPPAAVVVKPPLPQMVAPGTLASLAAGDEVFLVGDSLMQGVAPHLANSLRKRYQIHTINLSRQSTGLAYPGFFNWPKTVADTLASAPKVRLMVVFLGPNDPWDMPQGKGKPFLRFKSPEWEVAYRERIDAILEQAREHNVQVIWVGPPNMEKSRLSTAMSYLSGLYQERTKQFGQHYVSANPILGYPDEQFSYTVQTPEGKRVKVRVDDGIHFTITGQKMIAAQVLSLISFPVLTATGH; this is translated from the coding sequence ATGCAAGCTTCTGATATCCGTCAGCTGGTCCGGGTGCAGATGGGCGCGGCGCGCACGCTGTATGCCATGGTGGTCGCCACAGGCCTGCTGTTCTGGCTGAACCAGGACTCGATCAGCCTGTATTGCCAGCAGAAGTATCACGACAGTTGCGAACTGCCGGTGCTGGGGCAGTTGCCAGCCTGGCGCCTGGGCGCGGGCCTGACCACAGCGCTGGAGCAGGGCCGTGACAGCTTCCTCGACAGCCTCAACGGGCAGGTTGCGGTGGCGAGTACAGAGCCTGTGGTGGAACTGCCGCCGCCGATGCCGGTGGTGAGTGTCGATCTGCAGGCGCCTGTGGCCAGGCCTGAGCATGTCGCTGCAGCTGCCCCGCACCCTGTCGCACCGGCACCGGCACCGGCACCGGCACCGGCGCCACCGCCCGCTGCCGTGGTCGTGAAGCCACCGCTGCCGCAGATGGTGGCACCGGGCACCCTGGCGTCGTTGGCGGCGGGCGATGAAGTGTTCCTGGTGGGGGACTCGCTGATGCAGGGCGTCGCCCCGCACCTGGCCAACAGCCTGCGCAAGCGCTACCAGATCCACACCATCAACCTCAGTCGGCAGAGCACCGGGCTTGCCTACCCGGGCTTCTTCAACTGGCCGAAGACCGTGGCCGACACGCTCGCCAGCGCGCCGAAGGTCCGCCTGATGGTGGTATTCCTCGGCCCTAACGACCCGTGGGACATGCCCCAGGGCAAGGGCAAGCCGTTCCTGCGTTTCAAGTCGCCGGAGTGGGAAGTGGCCTACCGTGAGCGCATCGACGCGATCCTCGAGCAGGCCCGCGAGCACAATGTCCAGGTGATCTGGGTCGGCCCGCCGAACATGGAGAAGTCGCGGCTGTCGACGGCGATGAGCTACCTCAGTGGCCTTTATCAGGAGCGCACCAAGCAATTCGGCCAGCACTACGTCTCGGCCAACCCGATTCTCGGCTATCCCGACGAGCAGTTCTCGTATACGGTGCAGACGCCGGAGGGCAAGCGGGTCAAGGTCCGGGTCGACGACGGCATTCATTTCACCATCACGGGCCAGAAGATGATCGCCGCGCAGGTACTGTCACTGATCAGCTTCCCGGTCCTGACTGCAACAGGACATTGA
- a CDS encoding MBOAT family O-acyltransferase, whose protein sequence is MSFLSIEFGLCFTLFFIVYWSLCWSLRLQNLLLLAASYGLVASFSLQSLYILLGYSVLVYLLGLLAARQPGRWLNGVLLLALVLGCFYLFKYQEFFAASVQGAFTAVGLEVSLPVLELLVPIGLSFYAFHSVSYLVSINRGEMVSAPPLDLALYLAFFPSLIAGPVNRAAHLLPQIRPQAMREVLEPQRALGLIALAVVKLFLLSGWLGSQWVDPVFETPGSFTPEQVLLSVYGYSFLIYFNFSGYTNLVTGIALLLGFRLPENFNAPYAARNLKEFWGRWHISLSRFIRDYIYIPLGGNRKGVWRGNLNMLLAMLISGLWHGASLNFILWGALHGVGLALYKLFEQLCPGFVRLPGSGLLARLLTFHYVAFAWIFFRSPTLDGAWEMLGDIAQVSLAGLDSATGVALLACVLYVATYPQWLASLRQGFVASQRLPWQLYPLPLAIFVSLVIFASQSGVPGFIYASF, encoded by the coding sequence GTGAGCTTCCTTTCGATCGAATTCGGCCTCTGTTTCACGCTCTTCTTCATTGTCTACTGGAGCCTGTGCTGGAGCCTGCGCCTGCAGAATCTGCTGCTGCTTGCGGCCAGCTACGGGCTGGTGGCGAGTTTCAGCCTGCAATCGTTGTACATCCTGCTCGGCTACAGCGTGCTGGTGTATCTGCTGGGGTTGCTGGCTGCGCGCCAGCCCGGCCGCTGGCTCAATGGCGTTTTGCTGCTGGCGCTGGTATTGGGGTGTTTCTACCTCTTCAAGTACCAGGAGTTCTTCGCCGCCAGTGTGCAGGGCGCATTCACGGCTGTCGGGCTCGAGGTGTCGCTGCCGGTGCTCGAGCTGCTGGTGCCGATCGGCCTTTCGTTCTATGCCTTCCATTCGGTCAGCTACCTGGTGTCGATCAACCGCGGCGAGATGGTCTCGGCGCCGCCGCTGGACCTGGCCCTGTACCTCGCCTTCTTCCCCAGCCTGATCGCAGGCCCGGTCAATCGCGCGGCGCATCTGCTGCCGCAGATCCGCCCGCAGGCCATGCGTGAAGTGCTGGAGCCGCAGCGGGCGCTTGGCCTGATCGCCCTGGCGGTGGTCAAGCTGTTCCTGCTCAGCGGCTGGCTGGGCAGCCAGTGGGTCGATCCGGTATTCGAAACCCCGGGCAGCTTCACGCCCGAGCAGGTGCTGCTCAGCGTCTATGGCTACAGCTTCCTGATCTATTTCAACTTCAGCGGCTATACCAACCTGGTCACCGGCATCGCCCTGCTGCTGGGTTTTCGCCTGCCGGAGAACTTCAACGCGCCTTATGCCGCGCGCAACCTCAAGGAGTTCTGGGGGCGCTGGCACATCAGCCTGTCGCGCTTCATTCGTGACTACATCTACATCCCCCTGGGCGGCAATCGCAAAGGGGTGTGGCGCGGCAACCTGAACATGCTGTTGGCCATGCTGATCTCCGGGCTGTGGCACGGCGCGAGTCTGAATTTCATTCTCTGGGGTGCGCTGCATGGGGTGGGGCTGGCGCTGTACAAGCTGTTCGAGCAGTTGTGCCCAGGCTTTGTGCGCCTGCCGGGCAGCGGGCTGCTGGCGCGCCTGCTGACGTTCCACTACGTCGCCTTCGCCTGGATCTTCTTCCGCAGCCCAACCCTGGATGGCGCCTGGGAGATGCTTGGCGATATCGCCCAGGTCAGCCTGGCCGGGCTCGACTCGGCCACCGGTGTAGCGCTGCTGGCCTGTGTGTTGTACGTCGCCACGTATCCACAGTGGCTGGCGTCCCTGCGCCAGGGCTTCGTAGCTAGCCAGCGCCTGCCCTGGCAACTGTACCCACTGCCACTGGCGATCTTCGTGTCGCTGGTGATCTTCGCGTCGCAATCGGGTGTGCCGGGGTTCATCTATGCAAGCTTCTGA